Proteins co-encoded in one Setaria viridis chromosome 9, Setaria_viridis_v4.0, whole genome shotgun sequence genomic window:
- the LOC117836226 gene encoding transcription factor MUTE, which produces MERMQLQGPIASSLWTDPQAAASTSAAVAAAAQMPFLALLQGAGVMVDEGHQDGRKRNTAAFACAAAADLDLLESCVTQAAAAAAAAPVASSAPSTRAERRRKRPRPRTRAAPPPEKRRKPEEAETQRMTHIAVERNRRRLMNDHLASLRSLIPSSYIPRGDQATVVGGAIDYVKQLEQQLVALQAAAAARRGAAGAVGTAATASSDGVFVSPQYASYSEARGCCGAGVDVEAMAAVGGHVRVRVAGRRWPGRLVRAVAALEDLRLAVLHLAVTSVGHDAVVYCFNLKMEEGCEVATADEVAAVVHQIFAYAGGTCC; this is translated from the exons ATGGAGAGGATGCAGCTGCAAGGGCCCATCGCCTCTTCGCTG TGGACGGACCCGCAGGCGGCGGCCAGCACCAgcgcggccgtggccgccgcggcgcagaTGCCCTTCCTGGCGCTGCTCCAGGGCGCGGGCGTCATGGTCGATGAAGGGCATCAGGACGGACGCAAGAGGAACACTGCTGCCttcgcgtgcgccgccgccgccgacctcgaccTGCTCGAGAGCTGCGTCACGCAGGCAGCCGCGGCCGCTGCGGCAGCCCCTGTGGCGTCGTCTGCGCCGTCGACCAGGGCGGAGAGGCGGAGAAagcggccgaggccgaggacgCGCGCCGCACCCCCGCCGGAGAAGCGCCGGAAGCCGGAGGAGGCCGAGACCCAGCGGATGACGCACATCGCCGTCGagcgcaaccgccgccgcctgatGAACGACCACCTCGCCTCGCTCCGCTCGCTCATCCCCTCCAGCTACATCCCCCGC GGAGACCAGGCGACGGTGGTGGGCGGTGCGATCGACTACGTGAAGCAGCTCGAGCAGCAGCTGGTGGCGCTgcaggcggccgcggccgcgcgccgcggggCCGCTGGCGCGGTgggcacggcggcgacggcctcgtCGGACGGCGTGTTCGTCTCCCCGCAGTACGCGAGCTACTCGGAGGCGCgcggctgctgcggcgccggcgtggaCGTCGAGGCCATGGCCGCGGTGGGCGGGCACGTGCGCGTTCGCGTCGCGGGGCGGCGCTGGCCCGGGCGCCTCgtgcgcgccgtcgccgcgctggAGGACCTCCGGCTCGCGGTCCTGCACCTCGCCGTCACCTCCGTCGGGCATGACGCCGTCGTGTACTGCTTCAACCTTAAG ATGGAGGAAGGGTGCGAGGTGGCGACGGCcgacgaggtggcggcggtggtgcaccAGATCTTCGCCTACGCCGGTGGCACATGCTgctga
- the LOC117839796 gene encoding serine/threonine-protein kinase ATG1a, whose protein sequence is MEEGVEEGEVGEYKLQRLVGQGSFAKVFRAAHRRTGARVAVKAIDRRRVEKRVHEGILKEREILKSIDHPNILRLLDTIDTTNMMYLVLEYCDGGDLDAFLHKHGRLPVATAKDLMRQLAEGLKVLRERNIVHRDLKPQNLLLSTNDDAIILKIGDFGFAKHENLAATICGSPYYMAPEIWQGKDYDAKSDLWSVGVILFQLVTGKLPYTGSTCFQLQQNILASDELNFPSEIEADLCPDCIDLCRRLLLRDPRKRISFEEFFNHKFLATTRKCELVRESHHAVDLRDTCQAITSHVVLKTKPESVESKKSEVFDSWEWIEREYVLVPMNCTSMEMYSSVEKSAKDDTCTRNAGYDRTTGKGSVQNQNRDFIHRVIGVQNHGCTLVPVSQESANAEDRRAKPPDCFTRLHMLNQYVLVLTELAREKLSKGLYLEALSIELVLLAIWKEALDACSLFMDASDDGNFSESSPEHFLPKSDHSSLNVARGLDFSRPAYVRSWVESGFMKAYDRAEKISHILRKSYDNTEMPDAMDVIFQTALEYGKSGAANEVLGHRSRSTALYSKSIILLTFILQEAPMLPLNPPFSISPSEQQRIHSYIANLKSHLCTAQVAGQQQRSAHN, encoded by the exons ATGGAGGAGGgagtggaggagggggaggtgggggAGTACAAGCTCCAGAGGCTGGTGGGGCAGGGATCCTTCGCCAAGGTGTTCCGCGCCGCGCACCGCCGCACCGGCGCGCGCGTGGCGGTGAAGGCGATCGACCGCCGGCGGGTCGAGAAGCGCGTCCACGAAGGGATCCTCAAGGAGAGGGAGATCCTTAAGAGCATCGATCACCCCAAcatcctccgcctcctcgacaCCATCGAC ACGACGAATATGATGTACCTGGTACTGGAGTACTGCGATGGAGGAGACCTCGATGCGTTTTTGCACAAGCACGGCCGGCTGCCGGTGGCCACCGCCAAGGACTTGATGCGGCAGCTCG CGGAAGGGCTGAAGGTGCTGAGGGAGAGGAACATAGTCCACAGGGACCTCAAGCCACAG AACCTTCTCCTATCAACCAATGATGATGCCATTATATTGAAAATTGGAGACTTTGGGTTTGCCAA GCATGAAAATTTAGCTGCCACAATATGTGGGTCACCATATTATATGGCCCCAGAAATTTGGCAAGGGAAGGACTATGATGCAAAG TCAGACTTGTGGAGTGTTGGGGTCATTCTGTTTCAGCTAGTCACTGGGAAGCTGCCATATACTGGGAGTACTTGTTTCCAG CTGCAACAAAACATCCTGGCTTCTGATGAACTTAACTTCCCTTCAGAAATTGAAGCTGATTTATGTCCTGATTGCATTGACTTGTGCAGAAGACTCTTGCTCCGTGATCCAA GGAAGAGAATAAGTTTTGAGGAATTCTTCAATCATAAGTTTTTGGCAACAACAAG GAAATGCGAGCTTGTCCGTGAGTCCCATCATGCTGTTGATTTAAGGGATACATGCCAGGCAATCACCTCTCATGTTGTCCTAAAAACGAAGCCTGAAAGTGTGGAATCAAAAAAATCGGAAG TATTTGATTCATGGGAGTGGATCGAACGAGAATATGTGCTCGTTCCAATGAACTGTACTTCCATGGAGATGTATTCTTCAGTCGAGAAGTCTGCAAAGGATGATACATGTACAAGAAATGCTGGCTATGATAGGACCACTGGCAAAGGTTCTGTTCAGAATCAAAACAGAGACTTTATCCACAGAGTTATTGGTGTGCAAAACCATGGATGCACTCTGGTGCCTGTTTCCCAGGAGTCAGCCAATGCAGAAGATAGAAGAGCGAAGCCACCTGATTGTTTTACAAGGCTTCATATGCTGAATCAATATGTTCTTGTTCTTACGGAACTTGCTCGGGAAAAG CTTTCTAAGGGGCTGTACCTGGAGGCATTGTCAATTGAACTTGTATTATTAGCTATCTGGAAAGAGGCACTTGATGCGTGTAGCTTATTCATGGATGCATCAGATGATGGAAATTTCTCTGAATCTTCTCCAGAACATTTCCTGCCTAAGAGTGACCATTCATCTCTGAATGTGGCGCGAGGACTGGACTTCAGTAGACCAGCTTATGTCCGTTCGTGGGTTGAAAGTGGATTCATGAAAGCATATGATCGTGCGGAGAAGATATCACATATATTGCGGAAGAGTTATG ATAACACTGAAATGCCAGATGCAATGGATGTCATATTTCAAACTGCTTTAGAATATGGGAAAAGTGGTGCC GCGAATGAAGTTTTGGGGCACCGAAGTAGATCGACGGCGCTTTACTCAAAATCTATCATCTTGCTCACATTTATATTGCAGGAAGCTCCTATGTTGCCACTAAATCCACCATTTTCCATTTCACCATCAGAACAGCAGCGCATCCATAGCTACATAGCTAATTTGAAGAGCCATCTCTGCACTGCTCAGGTTGCGGGGCAACAGCAGAGATCAGCTCATAACTAA